A single region of the Aeromonas hydrophila subsp. hydrophila ATCC 7966 genome encodes:
- the pta gene encoding phosphate acetyltransferase, whose product MNKGYKVARTIMLIPVGTGVGVTSVSLGVVRAMERHGVNVSFFKPVAQPRPGETGTERSTAVIRAAANINPPEPFALSYAENMITSSNTDILLEEIVARFEEHVKASGAEVLVIEGMVPTDKQPFANKLNYDVAKALDADMVFVTHPGNDSSQKLKERIELACSNFGGVNNPRIVGCVINKVGAPVDEHGVTRPDLTEMFEAHHHTSDAAHNLEVLQVFGKSPLRILGCIPWNTQLIAPRAKDLAKHLAAKILHKGELDSRRLQTVTFCARSIHNMIEHFRPGSLLVTSGDRSDVIVSACLSAMNGVKLGALLLTGNYHPEPQVMALCQQAMATGLPIMITGTNTWQTAVSLQNFNVDIPEDDRERIELVQDYVAGHIDKHWIESLSAKSTRSRRLSPPAFRYQLTELARQANKRVVLPEGEEPRTIKAAAICAERGIARPVLLGNPEEIRRVAEQQGVVLTDRVEIIDPVAVRERYVARLVELRKNKGMTEVVAREQLEDNVVLGTMMLERNEVDGLVSGAVHTTANTIRPPMQIIKTAPGSSLISSIFFMLLPDQVLVYGDCAINPDPTAEQLAEIAIQSADSAAAFGIEPRVAMISYSTGTSGAGADVEKVREATELAKAKRPDLIIDGPLQYDAAIMENVAKSKAPNSPVAGKATVFVFPDLNTGNTTYKAVQRSADLVSIGPMLQGMRKPVNDLSRGALVDDIVYTIALTGIQAAQAE is encoded by the coding sequence ATGAACAAGGGGTATAAAGTGGCACGCACTATTATGCTTATCCCGGTCGGCACTGGTGTCGGCGTAACTTCCGTGAGCCTTGGCGTTGTTCGCGCCATGGAGCGTCACGGTGTCAATGTCAGCTTCTTCAAACCGGTCGCTCAGCCGCGTCCGGGTGAAACCGGTACCGAGCGCTCCACCGCCGTGATCCGCGCCGCTGCCAACATCAACCCGCCCGAGCCGTTCGCCCTCTCCTACGCCGAGAACATGATCACCTCCAGCAACACCGACATCCTGCTGGAAGAGATCGTGGCCCGTTTCGAAGAGCACGTGAAGGCCAGCGGTGCCGAAGTGCTGGTCATCGAAGGCATGGTGCCGACCGACAAGCAGCCGTTTGCCAACAAGCTGAACTACGACGTCGCCAAGGCGCTGGATGCAGACATGGTGTTCGTGACCCATCCGGGCAACGACTCCAGCCAGAAGCTGAAAGAGCGCATCGAGCTGGCCTGCTCCAACTTCGGTGGCGTCAACAACCCCCGTATCGTTGGCTGCGTCATCAACAAGGTGGGTGCACCGGTTGACGAGCATGGCGTGACCCGCCCCGACCTGACCGAGATGTTCGAGGCCCACCACCACACTTCCGACGCCGCCCATAACCTGGAAGTGCTGCAGGTATTCGGCAAGAGCCCGCTGCGCATCCTCGGCTGCATCCCCTGGAATACCCAGCTGATCGCCCCGCGCGCCAAGGATCTCGCCAAGCATCTGGCCGCCAAGATCCTGCACAAGGGTGAGCTGGACAGCCGTCGCCTGCAGACCGTGACCTTCTGCGCCCGCTCCATCCACAACATGATCGAGCACTTCCGTCCGGGCAGCCTGCTGGTCACTTCCGGCGACCGCTCCGACGTCATCGTCTCCGCCTGCCTGTCCGCCATGAACGGCGTCAAGCTGGGTGCCCTGCTGCTGACCGGCAACTACCACCCGGAACCGCAGGTGATGGCGCTGTGCCAACAGGCCATGGCCACCGGCCTGCCGATCATGATCACCGGCACCAACACCTGGCAGACTGCGGTCAGCCTGCAGAACTTCAACGTCGACATTCCGGAAGACGACCGCGAGCGGATCGAGCTGGTGCAGGACTATGTAGCCGGCCACATCGACAAGCACTGGATCGAGTCTCTCTCCGCCAAGTCCACCCGCTCCCGTCGCCTGAGCCCGCCGGCTTTCCGCTACCAGCTGACCGAACTGGCCCGTCAGGCCAACAAGCGTGTCGTGCTGCCGGAAGGGGAAGAGCCGCGGACCATCAAGGCCGCCGCCATCTGTGCCGAGCGCGGCATCGCCCGTCCGGTCCTGCTGGGCAACCCGGAAGAGATCCGTCGCGTTGCCGAACAGCAGGGCGTGGTCCTGACCGACCGCGTCGAGATCATCGATCCGGTTGCCGTGCGCGAGCGCTATGTGGCCCGTCTGGTCGAGCTGCGCAAGAACAAGGGCATGACCGAAGTGGTTGCCCGCGAACAGCTGGAAGACAACGTGGTACTGGGTACCATGATGCTGGAGCGCAATGAAGTTGACGGCCTGGTATCCGGCGCGGTGCACACCACTGCCAACACCATCCGTCCGCCGATGCAGATCATCAAGACCGCTCCGGGCTCTTCCCTGATCTCCTCCATCTTCTTCATGCTGCTGCCGGACCAGGTACTGGTCTACGGTGACTGCGCGATCAACCCGGATCCCACTGCCGAGCAGCTGGCCGAGATCGCCATCCAGTCCGCCGACTCCGCTGCCGCCTTCGGCATCGAGCCACGCGTCGCCATGATCTCCTACTCCACCGGCACCTCCGGCGCCGGCGCCGATGTAGAGAAAGTGCGTGAAGCCACCGAGCTGGCCAAGGCCAAGCGCCCCGACCTCATCATCGATGGCCCGCTGCAGTACGATGCGGCCATCATGGAGAACGTGGCCAAGTCCAAGGCACCGAACTCTCCGGTTGCAGGTAAAGCCACCGTGTTCGTGTTCCCGGACCTGAACACCGGCAACACCACCTACAAGGCGGTACAGCGCTCCGCTGATCTGGTTTCCATCGGCCCGATGCTGCAAGGCATGCGCAAGCCGGTCAACGACCTGTCCCGTGGCGCCCTGGTGGACGACATCGTCTACACCATCGCCCTGACCGGTATCCAGGCAGCCCAGGCCGAGTAA
- a CDS encoding acetate kinase: protein MSKLVLVLNCGSSSLKFAVIDATTGDDLLSGLAECFNLDDARIKWKLNGEKGSADLGAGAAHQEALDYIVNKILPLNPELSKNLIAIGHRVVHGGERFTSSVRICDDVIAGIEAAVPYAPLHNPAHLIGIREARRVFPALAEKNVAVFDTAFHQSMPEEAFLYALPYKLYKENGIRRYGAHGTSHYYISLEAAKQLNKPVEELNIINCHLGNGGSVCAIKNGKSVDTSMGLTPLEGLVMGTRSGDIDPAIIFFLHDKLGMSVADINTMLTKESGLQGLTEVTSDCRFVEDNYDSKEEAKRAMDVYCYRLAKYIGAYAAAMDGRLDAVVFTGGIGENSAPIREITLNKLGLLGFDVDHDANLKARFGKGGEITKAGSTKALVIPTNEEWVIAHDALELVGA, encoded by the coding sequence ATGAGTAAGCTGGTTCTTGTTCTTAACTGTGGCAGCTCGTCCCTGAAGTTTGCTGTCATTGACGCAACCACCGGTGATGACCTGCTGTCCGGCCTGGCCGAGTGCTTCAACCTCGACGACGCCCGCATCAAGTGGAAACTGAACGGTGAGAAAGGCAGTGCCGATCTGGGCGCCGGTGCCGCTCACCAGGAAGCGCTGGACTACATCGTCAACAAGATCCTGCCGCTCAACCCGGAGCTGTCCAAGAACCTGATCGCCATCGGCCACCGTGTGGTACACGGCGGTGAGCGCTTCACCTCTTCCGTGCGCATCTGCGACGACGTCATCGCCGGCATCGAAGCCGCCGTACCATACGCGCCGCTGCACAACCCGGCTCACCTGATCGGTATCCGTGAAGCCCGTCGCGTGTTCCCGGCGCTGGCCGAGAAGAACGTTGCCGTGTTCGACACCGCGTTCCACCAGAGCATGCCGGAAGAAGCCTTCCTGTACGCCCTGCCGTACAAGCTCTACAAAGAGAACGGCATCCGTCGCTACGGCGCCCACGGCACCAGCCACTACTACATCAGCCTGGAAGCCGCCAAGCAGCTGAACAAGCCGGTGGAAGAGCTGAACATCATCAACTGCCACCTGGGCAACGGCGGTTCCGTCTGCGCCATCAAGAACGGCAAATCCGTCGACACCTCCATGGGCCTGACCCCGCTGGAAGGCCTGGTGATGGGTACCCGTTCCGGTGACATCGATCCGGCCATCATCTTCTTCCTGCACGACAAACTGGGCATGAGCGTGGCCGACATCAACACCATGCTGACCAAAGAGTCCGGCCTGCAGGGTCTGACCGAAGTAACTTCCGACTGCCGTTTCGTTGAAGACAACTACGACAGCAAAGAAGAAGCCAAGCGTGCCATGGACGTTTACTGCTATCGCCTGGCCAAGTACATCGGCGCCTACGCCGCCGCCATGGACGGTCGTCTGGACGCCGTGGTCTTCACCGGTGGTATCGGTGAAAACTCCGCCCCGATCCGTGAAATCACCCTGAACAAGCTGGGTCTGCTGGGCTTCGACGTCGATCACGACGCCAACCTGAAGGCTCGTTTCGGCAAGGGTGGCGAGATCACCAAGGCTGGTTCCACCAAAGCCCTGGTTATCCCGACCAACGAAGAGTGGGTCATTGCCCACGACGCGCTGGAACTGGTTGGCGCATAA
- the yfbV gene encoding terminus macrodomain insulation protein YfbV, with protein sequence MSMNIFGTKLQQGRHYMTLWPRRPELNSMFPENRVIKATEFALKVIPALAVLSVMLQFQFGELHYWPSVMTSVLFLLSLPLQGYYWLGQRADTRLPPSLASWYREINGKMNEQGGRRQLVAQPRYEELADTLNAAFKQLDKSFLYE encoded by the coding sequence ATGAGCATGAACATTTTTGGAACTAAGTTACAGCAAGGCCGTCATTATATGACCCTTTGGCCCCGCCGTCCCGAGCTTAATTCCATGTTCCCGGAGAATCGGGTGATCAAGGCCACCGAGTTCGCCCTCAAGGTCATCCCGGCGCTGGCGGTGCTCAGCGTCATGCTGCAGTTCCAGTTCGGCGAGCTGCACTACTGGCCTTCGGTCATGACCTCGGTGCTGTTTCTGCTCAGCCTGCCGCTGCAGGGCTACTACTGGCTCGGTCAGCGCGCCGATACCCGGCTGCCGCCCTCCCTTGCCAGCTGGTATCGCGAGATCAACGGCAAGATGAACGAGCAGGGCGGTCGTCGCCAACTGGTGGCCCAGCCCAGATACGAAGAGCTGGCCGATACCCTCAACGCCGCCTTCAAGCAGCTGGACAAATCCTTCCTCTACGAGTGA
- a CDS encoding YfbU family protein, translating into MNMSHTERLILSNQYEILAKLNPEKAAFYQRASTIIERGYCLQILELEKSFGHLDLATCQEVIDTLELHHALAISWGNLEAADQGEINASRLEFNGYSRSQERELADYVCFLLEVDKRFPELKCPCDELSSDIAMRDKYQRMLTVWRQCPRQYKLSIQEIRKVLAA; encoded by the coding sequence ATGAACATGAGCCACACCGAACGTCTGATCCTGAGCAACCAGTACGAGATCCTGGCCAAACTCAATCCGGAGAAGGCGGCGTTTTACCAACGGGCCAGCACCATCATCGAGCGCGGCTACTGCCTGCAGATCCTCGAACTGGAGAAGAGCTTCGGCCATCTGGATCTGGCCACCTGCCAGGAGGTGATCGACACCCTGGAACTGCACCACGCGCTGGCCATCTCCTGGGGCAACCTGGAAGCGGCCGATCAGGGCGAAATCAATGCCAGCCGGCTGGAGTTCAACGGCTACAGCCGCAGCCAGGAGCGGGAACTGGCCGACTACGTCTGCTTCCTGCTGGAAGTGGACAAGCGATTCCCCGAGCTCAAGTGCCCGTGCGACGAGCTCTCCAGCGACATCGCCATGCGCGACAAGTACCAGCGCATGCTGACGGTCTGGCGCCAGTGCCCGCGTCAGTACAAGCTCTCCATTCAGGAGATCCGCAAGGTTCTGGCGGCCTGA
- the bcp gene encoding thioredoxin-dependent thiol peroxidase: MQPLSAGSLAPDFSLSDQDGNQVRLADLRGKKVLVYFYPKAMTPGCTTQACGLRDVNAELAALNVVVLGISPDPAKRLKKFEERDNLNFRLLADEDHAVADAFGVWGPKKFMGKEYDGIHRLSFLIDEEGKINHRFDKFKTSDHHQVVLDLLKG; the protein is encoded by the coding sequence ATGCAACCTTTATCCGCTGGCAGCCTGGCCCCCGATTTTTCCCTGTCCGATCAGGACGGCAACCAGGTACGCCTTGCCGACCTGCGCGGCAAGAAAGTGCTCGTCTACTTCTATCCCAAGGCGATGACCCCGGGCTGCACCACCCAGGCTTGCGGCCTGCGCGACGTCAACGCCGAGCTGGCCGCCCTCAATGTGGTGGTGCTCGGCATCAGCCCGGATCCGGCCAAGCGGCTGAAAAAATTCGAGGAGCGCGACAACCTGAACTTCCGCCTGCTGGCCGATGAAGATCATGCGGTGGCCGATGCGTTTGGCGTCTGGGGCCCGAAGAAGTTCATGGGCAAGGAGTATGACGGTATCCACCGGCTGAGCTTCCTCATCGACGAAGAGGGCAAGATTAACCATCGCTTCGACAAGTTCAAGACCAGCGATCACCATCAGGTGGTGCTCGACCTGCTCAAGGGCTGA
- a CDS encoding glycine cleavage system protein R — MTHYLVVTAIGTDRPGIVNEVTRHVSGCGCNIVDSRLGIFGNEFTFIMLLSGDWNSLMQLEISLPLRSQEWDLITMMKRTERHQSLQYDISANAEILIRDQPGIVSQCTQFFSDHGWDIQAMQTITLEQQPFNLLKASFQLNLAKQGEAAGSQTAFAGFCRELGAESFEFIVNHKHA, encoded by the coding sequence ATGACTCATTACCTGGTCGTAACGGCCATCGGCACGGACAGGCCTGGCATCGTCAATGAGGTCACCCGCCACGTCAGTGGGTGTGGCTGCAACATTGTCGACAGCCGTCTTGGCATCTTCGGCAATGAATTCACCTTCATCATGCTGCTGTCCGGTGACTGGAACAGCCTGATGCAACTCGAGATAAGCCTGCCCCTGCGCAGCCAGGAGTGGGACCTCATCACCATGATGAAGCGCACCGAACGCCACCAGTCGCTGCAATACGACATCAGCGCCAACGCCGAGATCCTGATCCGGGACCAGCCGGGCATCGTAAGCCAGTGCACCCAGTTCTTCAGCGATCACGGCTGGGACATCCAGGCCATGCAGACCATCACCCTGGAACAGCAGCCGTTCAACCTGCTCAAGGCCAGCTTTCAGCTCAATCTGGCCAAGCAAGGTGAGGCGGCCGGCTCGCAGACGGCCTTCGCCGGATTCTGTCGTGAACTGGGCGCAGAATCATTCGAATTCATCGTCAATCACAAACACGCCTGA
- the dapA gene encoding 4-hydroxy-tetrahydrodipicolinate synthase produces MLRGSIVALVTPMLASGEVDWASLATLVDYHVSAGTSAIVAVGTTGESVTLSEQEHIAVVEKTVALAAGRIPVIAGCGSNNTAHAIDLAKRFAETGVVAGLSVTPYYNKPTQEGLYRHYCAIAEASGLPQILYNVPGRTGCDLKPETVARLAKVPGIIGLKEATGDLSRTPLLRELCGAQFALYSGDDASGCDFMLQGGDGVISVTTNIAAAQMADMCRAALAGDAGRAHDINNRLMPLHQTLFCEPSPIPVKWACAQLGLIATATLRLPLTDLTPEGEQAMARALTTAELMASV; encoded by the coding sequence ATGTTGCGCGGTAGTATTGTTGCCCTCGTTACCCCCATGCTGGCTTCAGGCGAAGTCGATTGGGCCAGTCTGGCCACTCTGGTCGACTATCATGTCAGCGCCGGGACCAGCGCCATCGTGGCGGTCGGGACCACGGGGGAGTCGGTGACCCTGAGCGAGCAGGAGCACATCGCCGTCGTGGAGAAAACCGTGGCGCTGGCCGCCGGACGCATTCCGGTCATTGCCGGCTGCGGCTCCAACAATACCGCCCATGCCATCGACCTGGCCAAGCGCTTCGCCGAAACCGGCGTGGTGGCGGGTCTCTCGGTCACCCCCTATTACAACAAACCCACCCAGGAAGGCCTCTATCGTCACTATTGTGCGATCGCCGAGGCTAGTGGTCTGCCCCAAATTCTTTATAATGTGCCCGGTCGTACCGGTTGCGATCTCAAACCGGAGACGGTAGCCCGACTGGCCAAGGTGCCCGGTATCATAGGCCTGAAAGAGGCGACCGGGGATCTGAGCCGTACGCCGCTGCTGCGCGAGCTGTGCGGCGCACAATTCGCGCTTTATAGTGGCGATGATGCCAGTGGATGTGATTTCATGCTGCAAGGCGGGGACGGAGTCATTTCGGTCACCACCAATATTGCAGCGGCCCAGATGGCCGACATGTGTCGTGCAGCGCTGGCCGGTGATGCCGGACGAGCGCACGACATCAACAATCGATTGATGCCGTTGCATCAGACTCTGTTCTGCGAACCGAGTCCTATCCCGGTGAAATGGGCCTGTGCCCAGCTGGGATTGATTGCGACGGCCACCTTGCGTCTGCCGCTCACCGACCTCACCCCCGAGGGCGAACAGGCGATGGCGCGAGCACTGACGACTGCGGAGTTGATGGCGAGTGTTTAA
- the bamC gene encoding outer membrane protein assembly factor BamC, protein MFKANGKGNAVRLVLSVATVAVLAACSSPQERKMANRGFEYEDARLEGRAFLVPAGLNTPAFNSSFDIPALPESSRDGALGAKVDVRPPAQLLTVVPGSQVVANAGEPTMAFYALSTSQSVERDTWAFLMNFLAQYKVTTEKLDQQAGVLQTGWFDNTKALDGWSEEDDDFVIRQRYQFTLRNDPQRHAVNMSVRVLDHEETVDGETSKELTPADAQRYATRALNQFSLYYDKQLKSREQHKANDGMGLELGLDNNELSAWIVDGSFDQVWRRLNQVLPAYGFTIKDTQQSLGWIDVEYDEPGSEFWKAKGSEPFKLDEDKYRFQLGEMAGGKTSITLFDKDKKPVSSGVISQMYISLSEAFAKGLADQAAKTE, encoded by the coding sequence GTGTTTAAAGCAAATGGAAAGGGAAATGCAGTGCGCCTGGTGCTGAGTGTGGCGACCGTTGCCGTGCTGGCAGCCTGTAGCTCACCCCAGGAACGCAAGATGGCCAACCGTGGTTTCGAGTACGAGGATGCCCGCCTTGAAGGCCGTGCGTTTCTGGTGCCGGCCGGGTTGAATACCCCCGCCTTTAACAGCAGTTTCGACATTCCGGCCCTGCCCGAGAGCAGCCGTGACGGTGCGCTGGGTGCCAAGGTTGATGTACGTCCACCCGCCCAGCTGCTGACCGTGGTACCGGGCAGCCAGGTGGTGGCCAATGCTGGCGAACCGACCATGGCTTTCTATGCGCTCAGCACCTCCCAGAGCGTGGAGCGCGATACTTGGGCCTTCCTGATGAACTTCCTCGCCCAGTACAAGGTCACCACCGAGAAGCTGGACCAGCAGGCCGGCGTGCTGCAGACCGGCTGGTTTGACAACACCAAGGCGCTCGACGGCTGGAGTGAAGAGGACGATGACTTCGTCATTCGCCAGCGCTACCAGTTCACCCTGCGCAACGATCCCCAGCGCCACGCCGTCAACATGTCGGTACGGGTGCTGGATCATGAAGAGACCGTCGATGGCGAGACCAGCAAGGAGCTGACCCCGGCGGATGCCCAGCGCTACGCGACCCGGGCCCTCAACCAGTTCTCGCTCTACTACGACAAGCAGCTCAAGTCCCGCGAACAGCACAAGGCCAACGACGGCATGGGGCTGGAACTGGGTCTGGACAACAACGAGCTGAGCGCCTGGATCGTCGATGGTTCGTTTGATCAGGTGTGGCGCCGTCTCAATCAGGTGCTGCCGGCCTACGGTTTCACCATCAAGGATACCCAGCAGTCGCTGGGCTGGATCGACGTGGAGTACGACGAGCCGGGCAGCGAATTCTGGAAGGCCAAGGGCAGCGAGCCGTTCAAGCTGGACGAAGACAAGTATCGCTTCCAGCTTGGCGAGATGGCGGGGGGCAAGACCTCCATCACCCTATTCGACAAGGACAAGAAGCCCGTGTCGTCCGGTGTCATCTCCCAGATGTACATCAGTCTGTCCGAGGCATTCGCCAAGGGTCTGGCTGACCAAGCTGCAAAAACAGAATAG
- a CDS encoding phosphoribosylaminoimidazolesuccinocarboxamide synthase, which yields MSLADQVLAVNDDLPIRTDKPVHSGKVRSVYWLTAADSARLIREKGYDVPADAPLAIMVISDRISAFDCIWQGVDGLNGVPGKGAALNAISSHWFKLFKEKGLADSHILDIPHPFVWIVQKARPVMIEAIARQYITGSMWRAYKDGEREFCGITLPEGLKKDQKLPEILITPSTKGVLTGLDGVPEADDVNVSRADIERHYQGFNFSKPADIDRYEVLLKEGFSVISDALAELDQIFVDTKFEFGYVNDAAGNEKLIYMDEVGTPDSSRIWDGAALRDGQIVEKSKEGFRQWLLNHFPDPDILLNKHRMPERFALARDNKLPTEVMMDISNTYVGIAEKIIGQPLVRSANPKQEIIEVLRAQYGLID from the coding sequence ATGAGTCTTGCAGATCAAGTATTGGCGGTGAACGACGATTTGCCGATCCGTACCGATAAACCCGTCCATTCCGGCAAGGTGCGCAGCGTCTACTGGCTGACCGCCGCAGACAGTGCCCGCCTCATCCGCGAGAAGGGTTACGACGTGCCGGCAGATGCGCCGCTCGCCATCATGGTGATCAGTGACCGGATCTCGGCCTTCGACTGCATCTGGCAGGGCGTGGACGGGCTCAACGGCGTGCCGGGCAAAGGGGCTGCGCTCAACGCCATCTCCAGCCACTGGTTCAAGCTGTTCAAGGAGAAGGGGCTGGCCGACAGCCACATCCTGGACATCCCCCATCCCTTCGTCTGGATCGTGCAAAAAGCCCGCCCCGTGATGATCGAGGCGATTGCCCGCCAGTACATCACCGGCTCCATGTGGCGTGCCTACAAGGATGGCGAGCGTGAGTTCTGCGGCATCACCCTGCCGGAAGGGCTGAAGAAGGATCAGAAGCTGCCCGAGATCCTCATCACCCCCTCCACCAAGGGTGTGCTGACCGGGCTGGACGGCGTGCCGGAAGCCGACGACGTCAACGTCTCTCGTGCCGACATCGAACGCCACTACCAGGGCTTCAACTTCAGCAAGCCGGCCGACATCGACCGCTACGAAGTGCTGCTCAAGGAAGGTTTCAGCGTCATCAGTGACGCGCTGGCCGAGCTGGATCAGATCTTCGTCGACACCAAGTTCGAGTTTGGCTACGTCAATGACGCCGCCGGCAACGAGAAGCTGATCTACATGGATGAAGTGGGCACCCCCGACAGCTCCCGCATCTGGGATGGCGCCGCCCTGCGCGACGGCCAGATCGTCGAGAAGTCGAAAGAGGGTTTCCGCCAGTGGCTGCTCAACCACTTCCCGGATCCGGACATCCTGCTCAACAAGCACCGCATGCCCGAGCGCTTCGCCCTGGCCCGCGACAACAAGTTGCCGACCGAGGTGATGATGGACATCTCCAACACCTATGTGGGGATTGCCGAGAAGATCATCGGCCAGCCGCTGGTACGCAGCGCCAATCCGAAGCAGGAGATCATCGAAGTGCTG